One genomic segment of Chitinophaga sancti includes these proteins:
- a CDS encoding pyridoxal phosphate-dependent aminotransferase, translating into MKHLELAERLSRISEPQTIKMAKLSRELKAQGIDIVDLSIGEPDFDTPAHIREAAKKAIDEGFTHYTPVAGIADLRAAVVKKLKRDNNLEYLPEQIVVSTGAKQSIANAVLSIINPGDEVIIPTPYWVTYSELVKLCQGTVVFVPCSIENKFKITPAQLEAAITPKTKLFMFSSPCNPTGSVYSKEELKALADVFARYPGIYVMADEIYEYINYVGKHESIAQFEGMKERTIIINGLSKGFAMTGWRLGYLAAPAAVAKAAENMQSQFTSATCSITQKAAVAALNGPKDSADEMLAEFTKRRAFVFEQMSQMPGLKLINPDGAFYMFPDVSSFFGKSYDGVDVNNADDLCMYLLHKANVTFVTGSAFQQPNAIRISYAASMEKLQEGMKRLKAGLEKLA; encoded by the coding sequence ATGAAGCATTTGGAATTAGCAGAAAGGCTGTCAAGGATCTCTGAGCCACAAACGATCAAGATGGCGAAGTTGAGCCGCGAGTTGAAAGCACAGGGCATAGACATTGTGGATCTGAGTATTGGCGAACCTGACTTTGACACGCCAGCCCACATCAGGGAGGCAGCAAAAAAAGCCATCGATGAAGGCTTTACACATTACACACCCGTAGCTGGTATTGCAGATCTGCGAGCGGCAGTAGTGAAGAAACTGAAACGCGATAACAATCTGGAATATCTGCCGGAACAGATTGTAGTATCAACAGGTGCCAAGCAAAGTATTGCCAACGCAGTGCTGAGTATAATCAACCCCGGTGATGAGGTCATTATCCCTACCCCATATTGGGTCACTTATTCAGAATTAGTAAAACTCTGCCAGGGTACGGTTGTGTTCGTACCTTGCAGTATTGAAAATAAATTCAAGATCACCCCTGCACAACTGGAAGCGGCTATTACGCCAAAAACAAAGTTGTTCATGTTCTCTTCTCCCTGCAATCCTACCGGATCTGTATATAGTAAAGAAGAACTGAAAGCACTGGCCGATGTATTTGCCAGGTATCCTGGTATCTATGTAATGGCTGATGAGATCTATGAATACATCAACTATGTAGGTAAACACGAAAGCATAGCACAGTTCGAAGGAATGAAAGAACGCACCATCATCATCAATGGTCTGAGTAAAGGCTTTGCGATGACGGGATGGCGTTTGGGCTACCTGGCTGCACCTGCAGCAGTAGCAAAGGCGGCGGAAAATATGCAAAGCCAGTTCACTTCTGCAACCTGCTCTATCACACAAAAGGCAGCAGTGGCAGCACTGAATGGTCCGAAAGATTCTGCTGATGAAATGCTGGCAGAGTTCACCAAAAGAAGAGCATTTGTATTTGAACAAATGAGCCAGATGCCTGGTTTGAAACTGATTAACCCTGATGGCGCCTTCTACATGTTCCCGGATGTAAGCAGCTTCTTTGGCAAGTCTTACGACGGTGTAGACGTGAACAATGCTGATGATCTGTGTATGTACCTGCTGCACAAAGCAAACGTAACATTTGTAACAGGTTCTGCCTTCCAGCAGCCAAATGCCATTCGTATTTCCTATGCCGCTTCTATGGAGAAGCTCCAGGAAGGGATGAAGCGATTGAAAGCTGGTCTGGAAAAACTGGCCTGA
- a CDS encoding M23 family metallopeptidase: MFIYALLLLTFILALFSIFFTYTAAAALFRHNWSRLLAGLSLGVFIYLYGTWVYLTIEAKYGFGICLLLALIIGTLRRKKGQRASKTWQIVFNLFFTAGLTLLSILYFTGTTGKPETIELAFPMKTGRYFVLQGGKGLPTNLFHYSLRGAIYAMDIVKLKSDGRRANQIFSRKLADYEIFGDTLYSPCDGRVLKAYGNNPDNIPPDMSRGPNNTNQVIIETTNSYIFLGHMKEGSVIVHDGDVIKKGQPLGCVGNSGFSTEPHLHIQAHKKIPGQPWYQGPPLYIHFNGKGYLLYEVIRPKRVMMVKK, encoded by the coding sequence ATGTTTATTTACGCACTATTACTATTGACTTTTATTTTGGCCCTGTTCAGCATCTTTTTTACATACACTGCTGCAGCAGCCCTATTCCGCCACAACTGGTCACGTCTGCTAGCCGGGTTGTCGTTGGGTGTATTTATTTATCTCTATGGCACCTGGGTGTACCTTACGATCGAAGCCAAGTATGGGTTTGGCATCTGTTTGCTACTGGCCCTGATCATTGGGACCCTGCGCCGGAAAAAGGGGCAGCGGGCGTCAAAAACCTGGCAGATAGTATTTAATTTATTCTTTACTGCTGGTTTGACGTTGTTGAGTATTCTATATTTCACCGGTACCACCGGCAAACCTGAAACCATTGAACTGGCTTTCCCTATGAAAACCGGGCGGTATTTTGTGCTGCAGGGCGGGAAGGGATTGCCCACTAACCTGTTTCACTACAGTTTGCGGGGAGCGATTTATGCCATGGATATTGTAAAACTGAAATCCGATGGCAGGCGTGCGAATCAAATCTTCAGCAGAAAGCTGGCGGATTATGAAATATTTGGTGATACCTTATATAGTCCCTGCGATGGACGGGTATTAAAAGCTTACGGAAACAACCCGGATAATATCCCTCCTGATATGAGCCGGGGACCAAACAATACCAACCAGGTCATCATCGAAACCACTAATAGTTACATCTTTTTAGGGCATATGAAGGAGGGGAGTGTGATTGTGCACGATGGCGATGTGATTAAAAAAGGGCAACCCTTGGGTTGTGTGGGGAATTCAGGGTTTAGTACTGAACCGCACCTGCATATTCAGGCACATAAGAAAATACCTGGACAGCCATGGTACCAGGGACCACCCTTATATATACATTTCAATGGAAAAGGATATTTACTGTATGAGGTGATCCGGCCCAAAAGAGTGATGATGGTAAAAAAATAA
- a CDS encoding methylmalonyl-CoA mutase, with protein sequence MENIIKTDAGIVIEPVYTQPVPMDELPGQFPFTRGVHASMYRDKLWTMRQYAGFSTAEASNQRYHYLLSQGVMGLSVAFDLPTQIGYDSDHAMSEGEVGKVGVAIDSLEDMERLFAGIKLEDISTSMTINATGFILLALYIALAKKQGADLHKISGTIQNDILKEYAARGTYIYPPKPSMRLITDIFAYCSTEVPKWNTISISGYHIREAGANAVQELAFTLANGKAYLKAAIEKGLAINVFARRLSFFFNAHNHLFEEVAKFRAARRMWAHMTRELGATDPKAQMLRFHTQTGGSTLTAQQPHNNIVRVAVQTMAATLGGTQSLHTNGYDEALSLPTEEAARIALRTQQIVGYESGIADTVDPLAGSYYVEALTNEVEAKAWELIHRIDAMGGAVSAIEQGFVQDEIARSAYLYQQEIERGEKIIVGVNKFTAKDEGTPEIFRIDDSIRQVQTERLQSLKSRRDNEAVQAILQRLEAAAHTEENVMPIVVEAVETLCTLGEIADTFRKVFGEYK encoded by the coding sequence ATGGAAAATATCATCAAAACAGATGCCGGTATTGTCATTGAACCAGTTTATACCCAACCGGTACCCATGGATGAGTTGCCCGGACAATTCCCATTTACCAGAGGTGTACATGCCTCCATGTATCGCGATAAACTATGGACCATGCGGCAGTATGCGGGTTTTAGTACTGCAGAAGCCTCAAACCAGCGCTATCATTACCTGCTTAGCCAGGGGGTAATGGGGCTGAGTGTAGCCTTTGACCTGCCTACCCAGATCGGGTATGATTCAGATCATGCCATGTCGGAGGGGGAAGTAGGTAAAGTGGGTGTGGCGATCGATTCACTGGAAGATATGGAAAGACTCTTTGCCGGTATCAAACTGGAAGATATTTCCACGAGTATGACCATCAATGCAACAGGATTTATACTACTCGCGCTATATATCGCCCTTGCCAAAAAACAGGGTGCAGACCTGCATAAAATATCAGGCACTATTCAGAATGATATTCTCAAAGAATATGCGGCGAGAGGCACCTATATTTATCCGCCCAAACCCTCTATGCGCCTGATTACTGACATCTTTGCATATTGTAGTACAGAAGTCCCTAAATGGAATACGATCTCTATTTCCGGATACCATATCCGGGAAGCAGGTGCAAATGCAGTACAGGAACTGGCTTTTACACTGGCTAACGGCAAAGCCTATCTAAAGGCGGCGATTGAAAAAGGGTTAGCCATCAATGTATTTGCACGGCGATTGTCATTCTTTTTCAATGCACATAACCATCTCTTTGAAGAAGTGGCCAAGTTCAGGGCGGCCCGTAGAATGTGGGCCCATATGACAAGGGAACTGGGGGCTACAGATCCAAAGGCACAGATGCTACGTTTTCATACACAGACAGGTGGAAGTACATTGACAGCACAACAACCTCATAATAATATAGTGCGTGTCGCCGTGCAAACCATGGCGGCGACTTTAGGTGGTACACAATCACTGCATACCAATGGCTATGATGAAGCGCTATCCCTGCCTACAGAAGAAGCGGCACGGATAGCCTTGCGTACCCAGCAGATAGTAGGTTATGAAAGTGGAATTGCAGATACAGTTGATCCCCTTGCCGGAAGTTATTATGTAGAAGCACTCACAAATGAGGTGGAGGCAAAGGCCTGGGAACTGATACATCGTATAGATGCGATGGGTGGCGCGGTGAGTGCGATAGAACAAGGTTTTGTACAGGATGAAATAGCAAGAAGTGCCTACTTATATCAGCAGGAAATAGAGAGAGGTGAGAAGATCATAGTAGGTGTGAATAAATTTACGGCAAAGGATGAAGGAACGCCAGAAATATTCAGGATAGATGATAGTATCAGGCAGGTGCAAACGGAAAGGCTGCAATCGCTAAAAAGCAGGAGGGATAATGAAGCAGTACAGGCGATTTTGCAAAGGCTGGAAGCCGCCGCCCATACGGAAGAAAATGTAATGCCTATCGTCGTGGAAGCTGTGGAAACTTTGTGTACCCTCGGTGAAATAGCCGATACATTCAGGAAGGTATTCGGTGAATATAAATAG
- a CDS encoding class I SAM-dependent methyltransferase, translating into MSFIYHNTCPVCGAATSHKVLTAKDYTVSKETFDINHCGHCSVRFTQNVPDSANIGRYYQSQEYISHSETRQGLINRLYHSVRKITLRSKQNWVKAATGLKQGSILDIGCGTGSFLHFMQQGGWQITGLEPDETARQNAKTLYNIEPRASEDLYSLPAGQFDAITMWHVLEHVHTLHDYIRRIRTLLKPEGALLIAVPNYTSPDAEHYGEYWAAYDVPRHLYHFSPTAMEVLLKQHKIRVVKKHPMVFDGFYVSLLSEKYKTGGNGLFKGFWNGFISWRKGLKDVDRCSSVVYECKAE; encoded by the coding sequence ATGTCTTTTATCTACCATAACACCTGTCCGGTATGTGGAGCCGCAACTTCACATAAAGTACTGACAGCCAAAGATTACACCGTTTCAAAGGAAACCTTCGACATTAACCATTGCGGACATTGTAGCGTACGCTTCACACAAAACGTTCCTGATAGCGCCAACATTGGCCGCTATTATCAATCGCAGGAATACATCTCCCACTCTGAAACCCGTCAGGGCCTCATCAACCGTTTATACCACAGCGTGAGGAAAATCACCCTGCGTAGTAAACAAAACTGGGTAAAAGCAGCAACTGGTCTCAAACAAGGTTCCATCCTCGACATCGGTTGTGGAACAGGTTCCTTCCTTCACTTCATGCAACAGGGCGGCTGGCAGATCACCGGTCTTGAACCAGACGAAACGGCCCGTCAGAACGCAAAGACATTATACAACATCGAACCTCGTGCTTCAGAAGATCTCTATTCTCTGCCTGCCGGACAGTTTGATGCTATCACCATGTGGCATGTACTGGAACACGTACATACCTTACATGACTATATCCGCCGGATCCGCACCTTATTAAAACCGGAAGGCGCACTCCTCATTGCTGTTCCCAACTACACCTCTCCCGATGCGGAGCACTATGGTGAATACTGGGCTGCGTACGATGTGCCACGTCACCTGTATCACTTCTCTCCTACGGCTATGGAAGTACTCCTGAAGCAACATAAGATCAGGGTAGTGAAAAAGCATCCGATGGTGTTCGATGGTTTCTATGTGAGTCTGCTGAGTGAAAAGTATAAAACAGGTGGGAATGGCTTATTCAAAGGCTTCTGGAATGGTTTCATCTCCTGGCGCAAAGGATTGAAGGATGTAGACAGGTGCAGTTCTGTAGTGTATGAATGTAAAGCAGAATAA
- a CDS encoding M57 family metalloprotease, with protein MRKLIFLYFLIIVTSCKKEVTVRQTAIPTAVLQKIAALGFNAADVQRFQGDYLVEGDIRLSEADLNKPAIGPYLRIAGTEQYRTSNLVTGTPRTITIKVASSLGSAFVAGTDTAIARFNSLGISLTFVRITTGTADITISGFNQGPSGGSITYASSGFPSSSGNPYPTILLNTNSAAFGSNPNVLFVASVIQHEIGHCIGFRHSDCLDRSFSCGGTPVNEGSGGVGVILIPGTPSAPDANSWMLACNNVGNRTFNANDRIALNYLY; from the coding sequence ATGCGTAAACTTATATTCCTGTACTTTCTCATTATTGTAACCTCCTGTAAAAAAGAAGTAACTGTTCGACAAACAGCTATCCCAACAGCTGTTCTACAGAAAATTGCAGCATTAGGATTTAATGCTGCAGATGTACAAAGATTTCAGGGAGATTACCTTGTAGAAGGTGACATCCGTCTTTCTGAAGCTGATTTAAATAAACCTGCTATCGGACCTTATCTGCGAATTGCAGGCACAGAACAATATCGTACCAGCAACCTTGTAACAGGCACGCCACGCACGATTACTATAAAAGTAGCCAGCAGTCTGGGTAGTGCATTTGTAGCAGGGACGGATACTGCCATCGCGCGTTTTAACAGTCTGGGTATATCGCTGACTTTTGTACGTATTACAACAGGTACTGCAGATATTACGATTTCTGGTTTTAACCAGGGGCCAAGTGGAGGATCGATAACATATGCTTCTTCCGGTTTTCCTTCCAGTAGTGGGAACCCTTATCCTACTATTCTTTTAAATACCAATTCTGCTGCATTTGGCAGTAATCCGAATGTATTGTTTGTGGCTTCTGTTATTCAGCATGAAATTGGGCACTGCATTGGTTTTCGTCATAGTGATTGCCTGGATCGTTCTTTTAGCTGTGGAGGAACGCCTGTCAATGAGGGATCTGGGGGGGTAGGTGTCATCCTGATACCTGGTACACCGAGTGCACCTGATGCCAATAGCTGGATGCTGGCCTGCAATAATGTGGGGAATCGTACTTTCAATGCGAATGATAGGATTGCACTGAACTATCTGTATTAA
- a CDS encoding M57 family metalloprotease: MRKHSFNALLCLAAGIAVATVSCKKDNVSSTKPDAIPTETLAKIEALGFSSADVHKFGDDYIVEGDIRLTEADLNSKYTGPVLRVASSEQYRTTNLVTGTPRTITIKVASSLGSAYVAGTDTAIARYNALGLAITFSRITSGTANITISGFNQGPSGGYITLGSSGFPTSSGNPYSSILMNTNSQAYGSNPNVLYVGSVIQHEIGHCVGFRHTDYFDRSYSCGGSATNEGASSVGAIWIPGTPTGADANSWMLSCSNGGNRTFNANDVIALNYLY, translated from the coding sequence ATGCGTAAACATTCATTCAACGCCTTATTGTGTCTGGCAGCAGGCATCGCTGTAGCAACTGTGTCCTGTAAAAAAGATAACGTAAGCAGCACCAAGCCTGATGCTATCCCCACTGAAACCCTCGCCAAAATCGAAGCACTGGGCTTCAGCTCCGCTGATGTACACAAGTTCGGCGATGATTACATAGTGGAAGGTGATATCCGCCTGACTGAAGCAGATCTGAACAGTAAATATACTGGTCCAGTACTGCGTGTAGCAAGTTCAGAGCAATATCGCACTACTAACCTGGTAACAGGTACTCCACGCACGATTACTATAAAAGTTGCCAGCAGCCTGGGTAGCGCTTATGTAGCCGGTACAGATACCGCTATTGCACGTTACAACGCTCTTGGCCTGGCCATTACTTTTTCCCGCATTACCAGTGGTACTGCCAACATTACTATCTCTGGTTTCAACCAGGGTCCAAGCGGTGGTTATATCACCCTGGGTTCTTCTGGTTTCCCAACCAGCAGCGGTAATCCTTACAGCTCTATCCTGATGAACACTAACTCACAGGCATATGGCAGCAATCCAAATGTACTGTATGTAGGTTCTGTAATTCAGCATGAAATCGGTCACTGTGTTGGTTTCCGTCATACTGATTACTTCGATCGTTCTTACAGCTGTGGTGGTTCTGCTACCAACGAAGGAGCTTCTTCTGTAGGTGCTATCTGGATTCCAGGTACTCCAACCGGTGCAGATGCAAATTCATGGATGCTGTCCTGCTCTAATGGTGGCAACCGTACTTTCAATGCGAACGATGTTATCGCATTAAACTACTTGTATTAA
- a CDS encoding S8 family peptidase: MRATLVLLHLLVCQSLSAGAQELSDQVAARYASSDVAGSQSRKYTDYYLVKFREYPGKSLHDYGVVKSLSQLHFILKKTNFDSSLQKKVVYTYNANDNWKASTNLLRILSLRDSIHLLRDNISSLEDTTSSLRDHFNLLNDSISLIVTSSAPPAYCRILHHYGQSYTVSIYTKDWSSFIAQPFISFADVQRKASPEQRINSADISANAINTVQQAYPAIKGSDITISLKEDLFDTTDLDLVGRFLYNENASLNFSSHATIMATMIAGAGNTGEKGMGAAPQALLCPADYNYSLLPEDSSYMRAYHVSIQNHSYGTGIENYYGAEAVAFDEQVYNTDTVLHVFSSGNIGTDADSTGIYQNMTGFANLTGTFKQAKNVLVVGATDDSLHVPSISSKGPAYDGRIKPELVAFGIDGSSGSAALCSGTAALLQQAYKQVYHTMPSAALIKAILINSAAGNGINYSNGFGSLHALHAVQTLAENHFLKGTDNGTFSIQVPAGIQELKVTLCWNDPPAEANAASALVNDLDLTVNTGNSNYLPWVLSSAPVSDSLSAAPHRSRDSLNNVEQVTIDNPTAGTYQVQVATHHLNVPNQAFYIAYGYIPKNNFEWQNPGAKEVIVAGNPVPFPLRWHSNVTGKGDISCSYDKGATWQSIATQLNTATGLYYWTIPDTFSTALLKYTTTDTSFISDTFYLSPRLTLQTGYDCEDSAMIFWNTLQNAGAYQLYNMGTTYLLPYTQTVDTFLTLTASGNSAYYAVSPLHTEGWSGLKSYATNYQLQGTGCYFKSLLANETTDKNISLVLTLGTTWHISELYWQRLSGNDYVPIGTSTVTTSTSYTFEDENAPEGLLYYRVRLVTDNGTDIYSDPVAVYQLKQHDHLVFPNPATNLVNVVNKSMSNMQLQLFDMSGRLILTKTLSSLLETVSVEQLQPGIYTCVLYDEGKKVFSTKLVKL; this comes from the coding sequence ATGAGAGCAACCCTTGTATTGTTACACTTATTAGTATGCCAATCATTATCAGCAGGCGCACAGGAGTTATCTGACCAGGTAGCTGCACGATACGCCAGCAGCGACGTTGCGGGATCTCAGTCGCGTAAATATACAGATTACTACCTCGTAAAGTTCCGTGAATATCCCGGTAAATCACTGCATGATTATGGTGTAGTAAAATCATTGAGCCAATTGCATTTTATACTAAAGAAGACAAATTTCGATAGTAGTTTGCAGAAGAAGGTGGTGTATACGTATAATGCAAATGATAACTGGAAAGCAAGTACGAATTTGCTTCGTATATTGTCACTGAGAGACAGTATACATTTATTGAGAGACAATATCAGTTCATTGGAAGACACCACCAGCTCACTGAGAGACCATTTTAATTTACTGAACGACAGTATCAGTTTAATTGTGACATCATCAGCCCCACCTGCATATTGCCGCATTCTACACCACTATGGGCAATCTTACACTGTTTCTATTTACACAAAAGACTGGTCTTCCTTTATAGCACAACCTTTTATTTCTTTTGCCGATGTACAACGCAAAGCATCTCCGGAACAAAGAATTAATTCAGCAGATATCTCTGCGAATGCGATCAATACTGTACAACAGGCTTATCCTGCGATAAAAGGAAGTGACATCACAATATCATTAAAAGAAGATTTATTCGATACAACTGATCTTGATTTAGTAGGAAGATTTTTATATAATGAAAATGCCTCACTAAACTTTTCTTCGCATGCTACTATTATGGCGACGATGATAGCAGGTGCAGGCAATACCGGTGAAAAAGGCATGGGGGCTGCACCGCAGGCATTGTTATGCCCTGCTGATTATAATTATAGTTTACTGCCTGAGGATAGCAGTTATATGCGTGCATATCATGTCTCTATTCAGAATCATTCTTATGGTACGGGTATAGAAAATTACTATGGTGCAGAAGCTGTAGCATTTGATGAGCAGGTGTATAATACAGATACTGTGCTGCATGTATTCTCTTCAGGCAATATAGGTACAGATGCAGATTCTACAGGCATTTATCAAAACATGACCGGGTTTGCAAATCTGACAGGCACATTCAAACAGGCAAAGAATGTATTAGTAGTGGGCGCTACTGACGATTCATTGCATGTGCCATCTATCAGTTCAAAAGGTCCTGCATATGATGGACGTATCAAACCTGAGTTAGTGGCATTTGGAATAGATGGTTCTTCAGGATCAGCAGCATTGTGCAGCGGTACAGCAGCTTTATTACAACAGGCGTATAAACAGGTGTATCATACCATGCCTTCGGCAGCACTGATCAAAGCGATATTGATCAATAGTGCAGCCGGCAATGGTATTAACTATAGCAATGGATTTGGAAGTTTACATGCATTACATGCGGTACAGACATTAGCAGAAAATCACTTTTTAAAAGGCACTGATAATGGCACTTTCTCTATACAGGTACCCGCAGGTATACAGGAGTTAAAAGTCACCCTCTGCTGGAATGATCCCCCTGCCGAAGCAAATGCCGCCAGTGCATTGGTGAATGACCTGGACTTAACCGTAAATACAGGTAATAGTAATTATCTTCCCTGGGTATTGTCTTCAGCACCTGTATCAGATTCATTATCTGCTGCACCACATCGTTCCCGTGATAGTCTGAACAATGTAGAACAGGTCACTATCGATAACCCTACTGCAGGCACGTATCAGGTACAGGTGGCTACGCATCATTTAAACGTTCCAAATCAGGCTTTTTATATTGCTTATGGCTATATACCTAAAAACAACTTTGAATGGCAAAATCCGGGTGCTAAAGAGGTAATAGTAGCAGGAAACCCTGTCCCCTTTCCATTACGATGGCATTCGAATGTAACGGGTAAAGGAGATATTTCATGCAGCTATGATAAAGGCGCAACCTGGCAATCCATCGCAACACAATTGAATACCGCGACCGGTCTGTATTACTGGACCATTCCTGATACTTTCAGTACTGCTTTATTAAAATACACCACCACAGATACCTCCTTTATCAGTGATACCTTTTATCTGTCCCCCCGCCTTACCTTACAAACAGGTTATGACTGCGAAGACAGTGCCATGATCTTCTGGAATACATTACAAAATGCCGGTGCTTATCAACTCTATAATATGGGCACCACCTATCTCCTGCCTTACACACAAACAGTGGATACTTTTTTGACATTGACCGCTTCAGGTAATTCAGCCTATTATGCAGTAAGTCCATTGCACACAGAAGGCTGGTCTGGCTTGAAAAGCTACGCCACCAATTACCAGTTACAGGGTACAGGTTGTTATTTTAAAAGCTTACTGGCAAATGAAACAACGGATAAAAATATATCGCTCGTATTAACACTGGGCACTACCTGGCATATCAGTGAACTGTATTGGCAACGGCTCTCCGGCAATGATTATGTACCTATTGGTACCAGCACAGTTACCACTTCTACCAGTTATACATTTGAAGATGAAAATGCACCTGAAGGATTACTCTATTACAGGGTCAGACTCGTCACAGATAACGGTACAGATATTTACTCAGACCCGGTAGCTGTATACCAGTTGAAGCAGCATGACCACCTGGTATTTCCAAACCCTGCTACCAACCTGGTGAATGTAGTTAACAAAAGCATGAGCAATATGCAGCTGCAGCTGTTTGATATGAGTGGAAGACTGATTCTGACCAAGACCCTTTCCAGCCTGCTGGAAACGGTATCCGTCGAACAATTACAGCCGGGTATCTATACCTGCGTATTATATGATGAGGGGAAAAAAGTATTTTCCACCAAGCTGGTAAAACTTTAA
- the lpdA gene encoding dihydrolipoyl dehydrogenase, producing the protein MAYDVIVIGSGPGGYVAAIRASQLGFKTAIVERENLGGICLNWGCIPTKALLKSAQVLEYIQHAKAYGINAGESSADFDAVIKRSRGVADKMSKGVQFLMKKNKIDVLLGTGKLKAKGQVEVTDKDGKTAVHDAKYIVLATGARARELPNLKIDGKKVIGYREAMVLPKQPKSMIVVGSGAIGVEFAYFYATLGTKVTIVEFMPRIVPVEDEDISKELEKIYKKKGIEIMTNASVEAVEANGDGVKAKVKTATGEISLEADVVLSAVGIQANIENLGLEALGIKTDKGRVLVDKYYQTNVPGIYAIGDMVPGQALAHVASKEGIVCIEAIGYNEKKYAHKPEPIDYMNIPGCTYCAPEIASVGYTEKAAKEAGYEVKVGKFPFSASGKATAAGAPEGFIKVIFDAKYGEWLGTHMIGANVTEIIAQTVTARKLETTYQEVLDSIHPHPTMSESVKDAIEVAYGEAIHL; encoded by the coding sequence ATGGCATACGACGTAATCGTAATTGGTAGTGGCCCCGGTGGATATGTGGCTGCTATCCGTGCTTCTCAGCTGGGATTTAAGACGGCAATCGTTGAAAGGGAGAACCTGGGCGGTATTTGCTTGAACTGGGGTTGTATCCCTACTAAGGCATTGTTAAAATCTGCACAGGTATTGGAATATATACAGCATGCCAAGGCCTATGGAATCAATGCAGGAGAAAGCAGCGCTGATTTTGATGCTGTTATCAAGCGCAGCCGTGGTGTTGCCGATAAGATGAGCAAGGGTGTGCAGTTCCTGATGAAGAAAAACAAAATTGATGTTCTGCTGGGTACCGGTAAGCTGAAAGCTAAAGGCCAGGTAGAAGTTACAGATAAGGACGGTAAAACTGCAGTACACGACGCTAAGTACATTGTACTGGCTACAGGTGCGCGTGCCCGTGAACTGCCTAACCTGAAAATTGATGGTAAGAAGGTAATCGGATACCGTGAGGCAATGGTGCTGCCTAAACAGCCTAAATCCATGATCGTAGTAGGTTCCGGCGCTATCGGCGTTGAGTTTGCTTATTTCTACGCTACCCTGGGTACTAAGGTGACTATCGTTGAATTCATGCCGCGCATCGTTCCGGTAGAAGACGAGGATATCTCTAAAGAACTGGAAAAGATCTACAAGAAGAAAGGTATCGAGATCATGACCAATGCATCTGTTGAAGCTGTAGAAGCAAACGGTGATGGCGTGAAAGCGAAAGTGAAAACTGCAACTGGTGAGATCAGCCTGGAAGCAGATGTTGTACTGAGTGCTGTTGGTATTCAGGCTAACATCGAGAACCTGGGTCTGGAAGCACTGGGTATCAAGACCGACAAGGGTCGTGTACTGGTAGACAAATATTATCAGACAAATGTACCGGGCATTTACGCTATTGGTGACATGGTTCCTGGTCAGGCATTGGCGCACGTAGCTTCTAAGGAAGGTATCGTTTGTATCGAAGCGATCGGTTATAATGAGAAGAAGTATGCTCACAAACCTGAGCCTATTGATTATATGAACATTCCTGGTTGTACTTATTGCGCACCAGAAATTGCTTCTGTAGGTTATACTGAGAAAGCAGCGAAAGAAGCTGGTTACGAAGTGAAAGTTGGTAAGTTCCCATTCTCTGCGTCAGGTAAGGCGACTGCCGCTGGTGCGCCTGAAGGGTTTATCAAGGTGATCTTTGATGCAAAGTATGGTGAGTGGCTGGGTACGCATATGATCGGTGCAAATGTTACTGAGATTATTGCGCAGACAGTGACTGCACGTAAGCTGGAGACTACTTATCAGGAGGTGCTGGATTCAATTCATCCACATCCGACTATGAGTGAGTCAGTGAAGGATGCGATTGAGGTGGCTTATGGTGAGGCGATACATTTGTAA